A genome region from Cyanobacteriota bacterium includes the following:
- a CDS encoding TIGR04376 family protein, translated as MGLFDDLSQFLETRLEEFLRSHPQLELMALDDQLQEQEEDTRKLLVDLRRQETALQEQIMATAQEVKLWHIRIDKAKAAGRLDLAEPAQEREAALLREGNQLWGQMRGVQERIKKTEELYRQVQARRQEVQRKLKEVKAAEAASQAQDTSRETAGWYQASHYRPRSPADPLEQKFRQWEMDDEIEQLKRQMGR; from the coding sequence ATGGGACTTTTTGATGATCTCAGCCAGTTTTTAGAAACTCGGCTGGAAGAGTTTCTGCGTAGTCATCCACAGCTAGAACTGATGGCTTTGGATGACCAGTTACAAGAACAGGAAGAGGACACCCGTAAACTGTTGGTGGATCTTCGACGACAAGAGACAGCCTTGCAGGAGCAGATCATGGCAACAGCCCAAGAGGTTAAGTTGTGGCATATCCGCATCGATAAGGCCAAGGCAGCCGGACGCTTAGATTTGGCAGAGCCAGCCCAGGAGCGAGAAGCAGCATTGTTGCGAGAAGGCAATCAACTCTGGGGCCAAATGCGCGGTGTACAAGAGCGTATCAAGAAAACGGAAGAACTCTACCGTCAGGTGCAAGCACGGCGACAGGAAGTGCAACGCAAACTTAAGGAAGTGAAGGCGGCTGAGGCTGCATCCCAAGCCCAAGACACCTCACGGGAAACTGCTGGTTGGTATCAGGCATCCCACTATCGACCCCGATCGCCTGCAGATCCTTTAGAGCAGAAGTTTCGCCAGTGGGAAATGGATGATGAAATTGAGCAGCTCAAGCGCCAAATGGGTCGCTAG